Proteins found in one Crassostrea angulata isolate pt1a10 chromosome 3, ASM2561291v2, whole genome shotgun sequence genomic segment:
- the LOC128177000 gene encoding uncharacterized protein LOC128177000, translated as MSIFKANTDSTTLVTKYLPSPIVARSVRLLPISCHSYCGLHFDVVGCEATTTISNTPTTTTVLYSIISTAISNALSTPTKAITSVKPTSFNNTRAGLCICTCTETNATMTPQALQERIDNIVQNLTISKKKTSKYIRSKSSAQDSRPEVVYVGSVAIVILCMFASLIVLPDLYTLLRFLYAMLKCKET; from the exons ATGTCA ATATTCAAAGCCAACACAGACTCAACAACTCTAGTGACTAAATATCTACCCAGTCCTATTGTTGCCCGCTCTGTCCGACTATTGCCCATTTCGTGTCACTCATACTGCGGTCTTCATTTTGACGTCGTTGGTTGTGAAG CCACTACCACTATTTCGAATACACCTACTACTACCACGGTTTTGTATTCAATAATCTCTACCGCCATTTCTAACGCTTTGAGTACACCAACAAAAGCAATCACTTCGGTTAAACCGACTTCATTTAACAATACTCGAGCTGGACTATGTATTTGTACCTGTACCGAGACCAACGCTACAATGACACCACAGGCATTACAGGAAAGAATAGATAACATTGTACAGAACCTAACAATCTCGAAAAAGAAGACATCGAAATACATTAGAAGCAAAAGCTCGGCACAGGATTCAAGACCAGAGGTGGTATATGTTGGATCTGTGGCTATAGTAATATTATGTATGTTTGCCAGTCTCATTGTCCTACCAGACCTTTACACGCTGCTCCGATTCCTCTACGCAATGCTTAAATGTAAAGAAACATAA